CCATGGACGTTCCAACTTAAGATTTTCATTGCGGTCGGTCGGCCTGCCTCTTGACAGCCGGCGATAATAAATGAGTAACTTCAGACATTCTCCGATTTCTTCCCTCATGGTACTGCTTTCTTCAATGTACCCTCTAGGCCTCTTTTTCCCCTCCTCTCCTATAATCACCTCATTCTCCAGATCATGATCCATTGTCGTTTGAATTTGACCACCCAATGTTTCGTCATTCTCTAGGCTTAGGTGAACCTTTTTTCCTTCCAAATTGAATCCTAAGATAGGGTCAATATTTGTATCACAGCCAAAACTTCTAACATCTCCCCATCTACTGTTTCCTCTGGGATTTGCATTAAGACCGCTCACAACTCCTCCTTCCTCCTTTAACCAAACACTACTCATTGTTTGGGCTCTTGTTGTCTGTGCACGTAAAGTCAGATCCCAGCCCATGTTAGCAATTTTTGCCCCTAGCTCCATCTTGGTTGTACAAAAGGAATCACTATGACCTAGACAGCCACAATAGAAGCAAAAAAGGGGTCAGTCTTTCATACTTGAATCTGACATAAGAGCATTTGCCACAAAACATGATTTGTATTTTCCTTTTTAGAGGGTGACGAATATCAATTTGAACTCTTATCCGcataaaatttttattctctTTCCCGAAACTCGAGCCATCGTACTCTAGAAGACTTTCTATAAAATTTCCCAATTATGCAGCCAAATTTTCAGAATAGTAACCCATGGGAATATCATGAACTTGTACCCAAAAGGGAGTTAGGGTTAAAGGGACTTTTAATGGATCCTCTCCcctttgcaacttatgcaaaattaaaagatgattatTAAACGTTCAAGGGGATCCTTTTAAAACCCTTTCCATATTCATGATGTGATAAAATtgaatatacttttttttaaatggagtcttaaatattaaatatccaATACACTATTAATGtcattgaattaaattaatttatttggatttatattaatttacctttactttaaagaataattttttaatttatatatttatcgtaatacaaaatcataattttaaaaattaaatatttgtattagtttattattattttctaaatattaGTATTGTTGAAATGCTATAAAATGTAATTGATACATAAAGCCGAATCCGTGAATCATTAAAAAATTGCCTTAGttgtatataaattattttaataaattattagttttttagtaaaaaaatattatttttaatttcatttatttaaattaatacgtgcaaaacttaaaatataaaattatttagcaTTTTGAAAAATCGacttattattaaataattgattaaaaataCTTACTGCTAATACTTATTGTAAATAAAGTTATaatatggtaaattatttatgaattatttacaaaatgattttaatagaTACATAGAAAGAACTCATGGGTATGTAAAGTAGTTTAATATATGTTAAAGACGCAATCATCTAAATGATTTCTTTGATAGTAATTTTCTCAAGTTgtttatcttaaaattaaatcattcaacTTACACATCTTCTTCTAATTATTTCAATTACCCTTTAATCTGGTGGGCGGAATAACATACTACGTAGATATGGgagaaattttaatttggtcaacCCAAGCAATCTAAGTTTATCACTCAACCTCAAACATCTATCTCCatttcataaaattaattaattaaattttcaaccaaaatcttttttttattatttatttttgatttaattacttggtgttatttgaattttttaatccaTTCGTATTCAATAGTTTAGTTTGAATTTGAGACATAAATTTTATATACaaaacaaaatttatcaattctattaattcgaaaattttaaatcatttaattaattattcaatcctTTTAATATTCATGGAAATGTTTGACtaattgaaatttatatatatatttgttatgttggtaatgtattttttttatttcacaaataatcttaaaaaatttacaaatatctctattttaaaaaaatatattaattttttaaatattttattatacccttataatactttcaattaaattcaaaattgtaTTAAATCGAATTGTATATGTATTTTCTCGATTTGCCATAACTAAACAATTGACAAGAGCAACACTAACTAAGGCTTCAATCATACTTATAAACATAGATATAATTTCGATTAATGAATGGATCAGTCTCAATTGTACAAATAAATTTGTGTTAAATAATGATTTGTAAAATTTAGAGAcaatgataatataattttttattatttagttcttaattaatttaaactctttttttttgaaaatttgtttttaattaattattatttattttataatattttaaatgttttataatatttactaaataaaatattattttttaaaattttaaatataatttttttaaaaacgtttgaataaataaatattttaaaacatttaaaatattataaaataaataataaataattttaaaaattcaaaaaaaattgaataaaaaatattataaaacatttaaaatattataaaaaataataaataattttaaaaaaaatttaaaaaaatgtttgaataaaaaatattataaaacatttaaaatattataaaacaaataataaatactttaaaaaataaataataaacaaataaaaaaataagaaaaaggacAAAGAATCTGATAGCGCCAAATTGTTTGGCAAAGAATTGATAGCGCCAAATTGTTTGGCTCtaccagaaaaaagaaaaatttgttttaaaccctttttttttcaatatttgtagtatttttttaatatttatacaagTGACGccatcaaaaaattaatttttttatcccaaTTGCTCACGTGGCATGTTGGTAGTACCAAACACTTTGACTACACtaacttttattttagattttaagttatttacatattttataaaaaaatagattatgtatataattaattaatttttttaattagttttatagAAAATCTCGTATCCTTGCTTGGTCCTGTCGGAACCTAAAAAAATGACAATATCCATAAATACATAAAAAGGCTAAACTATGCTATGGATCCTGTATgctttataaatttataatttagttcttatacttttatttttaggaatttagtctctttagtttttagatttcaaaaattAGATCCAACTGTAAACATCTatgtgacattttgaaaaaaaaactcacttggtagcaatgtaactaaaaaataatgttttaatgaacctaaatttaacaaaatctgaaaagtagaatgactaaattcctagaaataaaagtatagggattaaattctaaatttataaactGAACAGGGACCTATAGCttattttaacctaaataaaaataaataagtaccAAAAAAATCtacatctttttatttatttcagaaacaacaaaaaaaaaggcaAAGATATTTTTTCTCTTACGTCTTCCTctctattcttttttctttttccttcaaaataaaaataaaaaattacagttTCAGAGAGGAAGAAAAAGCAgaataatttataaaaagaaatactaataaaatattcatttgtTGAAAATATAGTAAAATTGGGAGATAAACTATACATATTATAAGATTATAAAATGCTTCGAAAATTTCTTAATTTAACAGGAGTGCAGGAAAATGGGAACGACAGCAACATGTACGAGAGAATTGAAACATATGCAGCAGAAGAGGAAATTATGCGtacagataataataataataaggtgcAACAAAAATTGGCAAAAGACGAGGATGATATtgtaaatgttaaaaatataagGGACGATACGAGGAAATATGTTGTGGCTTGTGCCATTTTTGCCTCTCTCAATTCTGTGCTTCTTGGCTACGGTTTGTGTCTTCACCATTTCTTTCTctcgctctctctctctcttattttcaatttctttttgcaatatatttttttttaaatttgatttaaaattgttGTCTTGGTTTTATCTGTTTAATTAGAAAAATCcagttattttttaaatatttgattaagGGTAGATTTAGATAGACAATTGAGTACGATACAATTAACTTACTTTTTGTTTCACGCTTCAATATCTAATCCCATCGCCATAGTTATTTTTACGCTAACCAGTCCAGATATCAATACAGAATTTGGAGATTTGTTCATAAATGGATGATGGTAAttgttttcttttcactttttgtcAAATTCTATAAAAGgtccttattattttttaatctaaccTCACtgctataatttaattattttttgattttatattttaaaatatgtattttcgATCTTAAAatcaactttttttcttttaattctgtcaAATTGgacaaatattataatttttttccttttctactTACGTGTAATTTTGTCTGATTGTGTAGAAAATATCAAATTGTatacatttaaaaacatttagCCTATGAACTGAAAATATAACTTTAGAAAAGCGTAGGAGTAGATCAAAAGGGTAGCTGCTTGGCCCCCGAAAGTGGTAAATTTCCCTTGTAGCCTCTTCAGACTTTTAAGAAATTATATGTTAACATAATGGTAAATTTACACTCTAACCCTAAAAAATTTATGATTCATCTATGATTTCATAAACTAATTTTCTGACTTCGATCCTAGACTAGATTTATAAACTAAAtctgaaaaaattcaaaatagaaggGCCTTTTGTAGAATCTGATCAATATAGTTTCATACTCTTCCAACTCTAACACTCATATCTCAAGTATACATTGATATCGATATCTGAAAATATCAATATAATCCTCCAAAAATCTTTACAaaaccaatcacatactcatatccAACACTACACCCGAATTCAAATGTCCTACATATATGCAACCCTTTTCCTATTTTCTTTGAACAAAAAacatatttacttatatatatgattttaatttGAGATGTGTTGATGTTGTAACCTTGTTGACAGATGTGGGTGTTATGAGTGGAGCAATTATATTCATCCAACAAGATTTAAAGATAACAGAGACCCAACAAGAAATCCTTGTCGGAATTTTAAGcattgtttcacttttgggtaGTTTAGCTGGTGGCAAAACATCAGACACCATTGGTAGGAAATGGACCATGGCCTTAGCCTGCATTGTTTTTCAGTCAGGTACAGCTATTATGGCCTTGGCACCATCTTATCAAATACTCATGATAGGTAGACTCTTAGCTGGAATCGGGATCGGTTTCGGCATCATGATCGCCCCGGTATACATTGCCGAGATATCCCCTTCCATCGCTCGAGGTTCCCTTACTTCCTTCCCTGAGATCTTTATCAACCTAGGGATTCTCCTCGGATACATCTCGAATTACGTATTTTCGGGGCTTCCGGTACATTCAAATTGGCGAATCATGCTCGGTGTGGGGATCGCTCCCTCGGTTTTCCTTGGATTCGCCTTGTTCATAATCCCTGAATCCCCTCGATGGCTCGTGATGCAAAACCGAATCGAGGAAGCAAGGACCGTGCTCTTGAAGACGTATGATGATACAAAAGAAGTAGACCAAAGGTTAGCCGAAATACAAATAACCGCTAGAATTGCGAATGCGGAAAAGTACAAAGAGAAAGCCGTATGGCTCGAGATATTAAACCCGAGTCCCGCCATTAAACGGATGTTGATCACCGGTTGTGGAATCCAATGCTTCCAACAGATCTCGGGTATCGATGCGACCGTGTATTATAGTCCGACAATCTTTAAAGATGCTGGCATAGAAGGGAACACTGAACTTCTTGCAGCAACAGTTGCTGTTGGGTTCACTAAAACAATGTTCATTTTAGTTGCAATATTTCTCATTGACAAATTAGGTAGAAAACCTTTGCTTTATATAAGCACAATAGGGATGACAATCAGCTTATTTTGTTTGAGCTTCACTTTGACATTTCTCGGGGACCAACGGTTCGGGATCGGTCTCGCAATCCTCTTCGTTTGCTCGAATGTAGCTTTCTTCTCGGTCGGGATTGGACCGATATGTTGGGTGGTTTCGTCCGAGATATTCCCTCTACGGCTTCGAGCTCAAGCATCCGGTCTTGGAGCGGTGGGTAGTAGGGTTAGTAGTGGTGTCATTTGCATGTCGTTCCTAACGTTGTCTCGTGCCATCACGGTGGGAGGGACGTTCTTCGTGTTCTCGGTGATTTCGGCTCTATCCGTCGTGTTCGTCCACACGTGCGTGCCGGAAACGAAAGGGAAATCATTGGAACAAATCGAAATGTTGTTTCAAAAGGGAAGTGAATTGCAAGTTGGTGGGGAGATTGAGATGGGAGATGCAGAATGTTTGGTGCAGAGacaatgaaattttttattaagccattaaatttgttattagttcTTATAGATTGGGATAATCGCAAAAAGAATTCCtatacaattttcaatttttccaatTTAATACCTGTATTTTTGTTCCTGCatcattttcataccttgatctaaatttCCCACGTGGCATTGTGGTCAGAAAAGGCTAGACTTGTATAAAATTTccccttttcattttttattatttttatagcaataaaatttaatttttattaacccTACCATCTATTCGTGTTCATCGTCCCAAGTGTAGTTTGGGTCTTAGTCGCACTAATCACGTTGTTATTAGAGCTTTGCCCTCTTTTTATAATTCACCAAAAAGAAATAATGGAACTTTAATTTGTAAATAGCCTAACTCAAAGTAACTATTTGGTATTATCCTTTCTATTGGCTTCAAAGCCGACTTTAGGAAATCTTTGTCCGATCTTTCCAcgggtttaatttttatattattcatataaaatatgggtaaattacactattaatcatttaattatggataaatttttattttgatcacttatTTCACTAATGTTTTGAAAATTGTTTCTTTGTCACATGACACTTTTTTATATGGTACAATAACAATTTTAGTCCTTGAATTTTATATTTCCTATCAGTTTGACccttattttatataaaatttatttaaaaaaactcaaaatttattttaaaataaaaaattatacataaaaattctagaaatataaaatcttgaatatatttttttttgaaaaactaatatgtatggaaataaataaaattatcattcaataaaattcaataacaaataaaaaaacgaaacaaaaaaaaatcattacatACTTCCTCTTGTTTTTCGAAACTAAAGTAGTAATATCGTCAAGTTGAGTTTCAAACCCTTGAAGAACAAGAACTTATATTATAGAGACTTGTGAAATTAACTTTGATGCGTTATTTTAGTAAAACAAATACAAAATATAccacaaaattttcctttttaaaatcaattcaaaattttaaattcatttaaattatttttcaaaacccaaattgtaaaaataaattatattatgatttttgcttactatttatttttttctatgttttttaaataatgaatattggatttttttatagagaatttcaattttctctcaattatccattttttaattttttatctacttttatttaatatttaatttttataattttataaatttttaaaaagaattttaatttttttatagttttatttatgattaaggttaaattaataaaaaatataaaaattaagtactaatattattattataccaattaaaaagaCACCTTTaataatcaaaagataaataattttttaaaaatattaatcacCGCTTCTAATTTAagtaatcaaaatgaaaatttaatcgtaGTCTTGTGATTAATGTTGTAGTTTACCGTTATTAAAACCTTACTCATGGGCCTGAATCGTAATCCGGGTCCAAACCTATCCGGTTTCCTATTTTTTCAACGAAGCTTCACTGCTGAACTAACAAAGAAAAACATAACCAAAAAAACGAAGCTTAACACATAACAATGGATCAAATCCAGCACAACTTCATCACTGTAAGAGGTCTAAAATTTCACGTTGCAGAGCTCGGTGAAGGTAAAAAATGGGTTCCACTTCGATTTGATTTTTCTCCACTTCTTTTGCCATATTCATCGACTTTTTTTAATCGaataattttgggttttttaattTCATCTTCAGGTTCTAACGTGGTACTCTTCTTACATGGATTCCCTGAGATATGGTATTCATGGCGACACCAAATGGTAGCTTTAGCGAATGCTGGGTTCCGTACTCTTGCACCCGATTACAGAGGTTACGGACTCTCCGACATACCACCCGAACCCGAAAAGACAACCTTTGCCGACCTCGTTGCCGACCTTGTTGCTATCTTAGATCACCTGGGAATTAATAAGGTTCGAATGAGTTAGGGTTTATAAACTTGTGTATGCACACCATGTTGCTGTTGTTTGCTTGAGTGAAAATGTGCATCATTGGTTCTTTACCTTTCGTtgctttgttttatgtttatgtgCGTAGGTTTTCGTTGTTGCAAAGGATTTTGGGGTCAGGCCTGCTTATCTGTTAACTCTGCTTCATCCCCATCGAGTGTCGTGTGTTGTAACATTGGGTGTCCCACATGTTCCTTTGGAACCTCGGAAGTATCGAGAGTCTCTCCCGGAAGGCTTCTACATTTCAAGatggaatgtatgttttggattaCTTATTGTTGAAATGTACTGTTTTTATTTGGTTTGGATTTCCTGCAGGAACCTGGACGAGCGGAGGCTGATTTTGGACGATTCGATGCTAAAACCGTTGTGAGGAACATCTACATACTGTTCTCAAGAAGTGAAATACCAATCGCAGATGAAAAACAGGAGATCATGGATATGGTGGATGCTTCTGTTCCTCTTCCACCTTGGTTCACTGAGGAAGTTCTCGCAACATACGGAGCTTTATACGAGAAATCCGGATTCAAGACTGCATTGCAAGTTCCATATAGGTATGGCGTTGTTCCTAACAAAAACCAGTGATATATTTCGAGCATTACATGGTCCTTTTGTTATTATGGATATGAAATAGCAGCAGCTCGACCATACCATCAGCCTATATAGAATCATTTAGAATGCAATGCTTTTAAGTATTAACCACACTACGATTGCAAGTTTCAAACCAGTCAAGTTTTAGTTTCGATTTATGCTTTTTGTAGGTCATAGCAGCAGCAGATCGTCCATACCATCAGCATATAGAATTGTGTAGAATGCAATGCTTATAAGTATTAACCACACTACGATTGCAAGTTTCTGTAAACTAGTTGTGTCTTAGTTCCGGTTTATGCTTTTTGTAGGTCATTCGATGAAGACTTTGGGATAACAGATCCAATAGTTAAAGTTCCGGCGTTACTGATAATGGGTTGCAAAGATTATGTCTTGAAATTTCCTGGGATGGAAGAATACATAAAGTTTGGGAAGGCAAAAGAACTTGTACCTAATTTGGATATAATATATTTGCCTGAAGGAACCCACTTTGTTCAAGAGCAATCACCCGAGCTCGTGAACGAGCTAATTCTGGACTTCCTCCGGAGTCATATGTGATAGTGTGCCGTGTCTGAGATTTGAATGGTGTTTGTATGGATATGAAACACAGTTACTGTAATGTAATTAGGGGACAACAGGCTGTGTGTATGGTTTTATTGACTGGAATAAATCAGAGACCCACTGATAGTGGAGACCCTAAATGCAGTATATCATTAatttttagatgaatttgattCTCCTCGtttgttgtatatttttatttatacgcTGAAGTAATTGGATTATGTCCTCTGTTTATTGCATGCAAGATCAAAGAGTATTTTTATTGTTAAGAGCAAAAATGACTGATGCAATAATGTTGACATGCAAGTACTAATTCAAGCAAAAGTGGAGGGACTAAATTAAACATGAGGATTGTAATACATCACCACTCAAtgataaaaatggatgaaatttactcatataatgattaatttatctGGGAAAAAGATGTGATTCTATTTCTAATATAGAGGTAACTATGGCATTTTTACCACCTACAATTCtacatgtttatattatttgttttattttttcaaatttgataaatatttcaGTGTTAGTTTTCAATTGTAGCTCAAACTTTTGCTTATTTGCATTTTATTTAGGCATAATGAGTTTTTTTCGCTCTTAaactatgaaaaaaaaaacaatttagcctttaaattcttttttcatctttttttaacCTTCAAACTATTGTATTTGGTCAAAATACTTATACTTGAAGTTAACTTATGGTGTGGCATTTCAACCCACACAATCAACACCACGTCACGTCACTAaccaattaatttttaaaaaataaaaatatatgtatacaattttaaaaatatgaaaaaaaaaattattttctcttttagAGTTTAAACTTTttgcttaatttaaaaaatatatttaattttattgtttttcttcATGTGCAGATCAGATTTGTAGAGAAGATAGGATGAATCcttgaaattataaaattcaaatatgtaGGATGGTACGGTTGAAAACAGAAAAGAAGAACAATCGCAGAAACTGTAGGAGAAGTTTGTGCAACAACTGATTTCTTTTTCATGACTGACTCACCCTCCTTACACCCGAATATAAAATGCTCCGTTTAACTAAAACCATGTTGCGCACCATTTCATTTAACTTAGCTTCAAAACGCACCGCTTCCCCTTGTTCCATTTCGACCCATAACAAGTACCTCCTACTCGAAAGGATTCTTCACCTCAAGGATCAATATGAGGGAAGACATCCTTGAGCTGCTGAAATGATTCCTAAGTGGTATACTCTGGAAAAGAATTAGCCCATTCCACTAACACTTCGGTGACAGCAGCCTTACCCTGCTTCACCATCCTCCTAT
This window of the Gossypium hirsutum isolate 1008001.06 chromosome A09, Gossypium_hirsutum_v2.1, whole genome shotgun sequence genome carries:
- the LOC107889000 gene encoding probable polyol transporter 4, which encodes MLRKFLNLTGVQENGNDSNMYERIETYAAEEEIMRTDNNNNKVQQKLAKDEDDIVNVKNIRDDTRKYVVACAIFASLNSVLLGYDVGVMSGAIIFIQQDLKITETQQEILVGILSIVSLLGSLAGGKTSDTIGRKWTMALACIVFQSGTAIMALAPSYQILMIGRLLAGIGIGFGIMIAPVYIAEISPSIARGSLTSFPEIFINLGILLGYISNYVFSGLPVHSNWRIMLGVGIAPSVFLGFALFIIPESPRWLVMQNRIEEARTVLLKTYDDTKEVDQRLAEIQITARIANAEKYKEKAVWLEILNPSPAIKRMLITGCGIQCFQQISGIDATVYYSPTIFKDAGIEGNTELLAATVAVGFTKTMFILVAIFLIDKLGRKPLLYISTIGMTISLFCLSFTLTFLGDQRFGIGLAILFVCSNVAFFSVGIGPICWVVSSEIFPLRLRAQASGLGAVGSRVSSGVICMSFLTLSRAITVGGTFFVFSVISALSVVFVHTCVPETKGKSLEQIEMLFQKGSELQVGGEIEMGDAECLVQRQ
- the LOC107889001 gene encoding epoxide hydrolase A produces the protein MDQIQHNFITVRGLKFHVAELGEGSNVVLFLHGFPEIWYSWRHQMVALANAGFRTLAPDYRGYGLSDIPPEPEKTTFADLVADLVAILDHLGINKVFVVAKDFGVRPAYLLTLLHPHRVSCVVTLGVPHVPLEPRKYRESLPEGFYISRWNEPGRAEADFGRFDAKTVVRNIYILFSRSEIPIADEKQEIMDMVDASVPLPPWFTEEVLATYGALYEKSGFKTALQVPYRSFDEDFGITDPIVKVPALLIMGCKDYVLKFPGMEEYIKFGKAKELVPNLDIIYLPEGTHFVQEQSPELVNELILDFLRSHM